AAGCGCAATCGCAAAGACTGCAATACAAAGGTACCGAACATAACGCATCAGCTTTTCCCGTTCAGCCTGTCACGGAGCAATTTCCCCGTCTTGAAAAATGGTACGTGCTTTTCATCTACATGAACGGTCTCGCCCGTTCTCGGGTTACGGCCCACTCTTGCGTCACGCTTCTTGACTGAAAAAGCACCAAACCCGCGCAGCTCGACCCGGTTCCCGTCTGCCATCGCACCAGTGATCTCATCAAAAATAGTATTCACGATACGCTCAACATCCCGCTGATAGAGGTGCGGATTGTCATCTGCTATTTTCTGGATGAGTTCTGACCGGATCATTTTTGGTATCCCCCCACGAGATATTGATATTTTGGCAGCTCGTACCCGACTATAGGAAAGAAGTTACGCCCTTGGAAGACGGCTCAGACTTGATGAGCGAAGTTTTTCATAGGGAACATGCTGATTTAAGGGTGATTTCCGGTCCCGCGATGCGTTGCCGGACCGCGAAGTCGATGTATCGCGCGCTGATGGATGTACCGATTCGAAGAAAAACGCCAAGATTTCGCGCTCTGCAAATTTCTACCGAGGCACGAATATCTCCCCACCATTGCACTCCTAGAACCTTATGCAGGTCCCGATTGGTAGAGGCTTGAGATCACCACGAAAACGAAACGCTGCTTTTTGGAACGGTTCTGATGTCGATGCTCGGCAAGATCGCTGCTGCCAAAGAAAAACCCCGCGCCTCAAAGGCGCGGGGTTCACTGTCATCTTCCGGTGTGTGACCGGAATTAGTCTTCGTTCTTCAGAGCTGCACCAAGGATATCACCCAAGGATGCGCCGGAGTCAGAGGAGCCATACTGCTCAACCGCTTCCTTCTCTTCTGCGATTTCACGCGCTTTGATGGAAACACCAAGACGGTGTGCTTTTGCATCCACGTTCGTGATGCGCACGTCGACTTTGTCACCAACCGAGAAACGCTCTGGGCGCTGCTCTGCACGGTCACGGGACAGATCGGAGCGGCGGATAAAGGCTTTCATACCTTCGTATTCCACTTCGATCCCGCCATCTTCGATGGAGGTCACGTTTACAGTCACAACAGAACCGCGTTTCACGCCGCCCACTGCTTCTGCGAACTTGTCACCGCCGACACCTTTGATGGAGAGGCTGATGCGCTCTTTCTCAACGTCAACTTCGGAGACAACTGCCTGAACCGTGTCGCCCTTGCGGTAATCCTGAATGGCTTCTTCGCCACGCTGGTCCCATGACAGGTCGGACAGGTGCACCATGCCGTCGATGTCGCCGTCGAGGCCAACAAACAGACCGAATTCGGTGATGTTTTTGACTTCGCCTTCGACTTCCGTGCCCTCGGGGTGTGTTTCTGCAAACACTTCCCATGGGTTGCGCATTGTCTGCTTGAGGCCAAGGGAAACGCGGCGCTTGGCACCATCGATTTCCAGAACCATGACTTCGACTTCCTGAGAGGTAGACACGATCTTGCCGGGGTGTACGTTCTTCTTTGTCCAGGACATTTCGGAAACGTGAACCAGACCTTCGACGCCTGGCTCCAGCTCAACAAAGGCACCGTAATCGGTGATATTGGTGACGCGACCGGTGTGCGAGGATTCCAGCGGGTACTTCGCCGCAACCAGATCCCATGGATCTTCCTGCAACTGCTTCATGCCCAAGGAGATACGGTGCGTCTCTTTGTTGATCTTGATGACCTGCACCTTGATCGTCTCACCGATTGTGAGGATCTCGGATGGGTGGTTCACACGGCGCCATGCCATGTCTGTGACGTGCAACAGGCCGTCAACGCCGCCCAGATCAACAAACGCACCGTATTCGGTGATGTTCTTGACCACACCGTCGACTTCCTGACCTTCGGTCAGGTTACCGATAACTTCGGCACGCTGTTCGGCACGTGATTCTTCGAGGATCGCACGACGCGATACAACGATGTTGCCGCGGCGACGGTCCATTTTCAGAACCTGGAACGGTTGCTTGAGACCCATCAGAGGGCCCGCATCGCGCACGGGACGTACATCGACCTGAGAACCGGGAAGGAATGCAACAGCACCGCCCAGATCCACAGTGAAACCGCCTTTGACACGGCCAAAGATCGCACCTTCGACGCGCTCTTCTGCGGCGTATGCTTT
The Sulfitobacter noctilucicola genome window above contains:
- the ihfB gene encoding integration host factor subunit beta, giving the protein MIRSELIQKIADDNPHLYQRDVERIVNTIFDEITGAMADGNRVELRGFGAFSVKKRDARVGRNPRTGETVHVDEKHVPFFKTGKLLRDRLNGKS